A genome region from Rubinisphaera margarita includes the following:
- a CDS encoding family 16 glycoside hydrolase: MEQAERIEQLLDDWNDLLESNPAAELDAFIRQHATHLTATELIQFRRVACQLADLDRRLGELVENSSAYPSANLESSREHVVFLRPGLEPVPGYQLLEPLGQGGFGQVWKAFGPGGFPVALKFVRLGDQAGQAELQSLEIIREIRHPHLLSIFGTWQIEDRLVIASELADESLQGRFELARQHTGRGIPPRELLRYMMEAAQGIDFLNQPRGDSRPGVQHRDIKPQNLLLSGGSIKLGDYGLVRPLTHDITGHTGRLTLAFAAPEFLEGKTSHRSDQYSLAITYCYLRTGVLPFSGSEIEIIDGHRNGQPDLTELDPAAREVVERALSKSPEDRWPSCQAFVKSLIRAMAAPSAGSPATPNLLQSQRESSLRLKIWKWPLVGVIALVAFSALVVVLPEVTPNFIGNFRLPPPSVAANHAPPVPAVRVANNPNGKFLVPELEKDEQEKLVLEPELAPGWRRLFNGKNIDGWWVQGRPGWSVANGTVVSHATSPDDTGYLMTADQYQNYELRLEFRLSPDSDSGIFLNALPEHPVDGSQFLEVELAGNQRPGSSPPSASSRSGSLVGIGAADPIDLPTGTWHVMEISKHDRRIVISMNGRVVLDQSTADASQGHIGLQLSPTRCEFRNIQIRANGPVPLSPSESKLIDALQGTWELKSESVHDGPVSAEILARRDKRLTITRDEFWIEYNSLNSDHVSEETGIIVLDHKTNPVTVDMPYRNNQGKRLVYRGVLRLEGNRLRHRFIKIDPGDSSKHPPQSFDAPLRPGVWENVYERAN, translated from the coding sequence TTGGAACAGGCTGAGCGGATTGAACAACTGCTCGATGACTGGAATGATCTGCTGGAATCCAATCCCGCAGCCGAGCTCGATGCTTTCATCCGTCAGCATGCCACTCACCTCACCGCTACGGAGCTGATTCAGTTCCGGCGAGTCGCCTGTCAACTGGCCGATCTGGACCGTCGCCTTGGAGAACTGGTGGAGAACAGTTCCGCGTATCCTTCCGCAAATCTAGAATCTTCGCGAGAGCACGTAGTTTTTCTACGGCCAGGACTCGAACCAGTTCCTGGTTATCAGCTGCTCGAACCGCTCGGCCAGGGCGGATTTGGCCAGGTCTGGAAGGCCTTCGGACCAGGCGGCTTTCCAGTGGCTCTCAAATTTGTGCGTCTGGGAGATCAGGCTGGACAGGCCGAGCTGCAATCACTGGAGATCATCCGCGAAATTCGTCATCCCCATCTCTTGAGTATTTTCGGGACCTGGCAGATCGAGGATCGTCTTGTGATTGCCTCTGAACTCGCAGACGAGTCGCTGCAGGGCCGTTTCGAGTTGGCACGTCAGCACACCGGCCGGGGGATTCCACCTCGGGAACTCCTCCGCTACATGATGGAAGCCGCCCAGGGAATCGACTTCCTCAATCAGCCGCGGGGCGACAGCCGGCCGGGGGTTCAGCATCGGGACATCAAACCGCAGAACCTACTGTTATCTGGCGGTAGCATCAAACTCGGTGATTACGGCCTGGTCCGGCCTCTCACTCATGACATCACCGGGCACACGGGACGGCTGACGCTCGCGTTTGCAGCACCAGAGTTCCTGGAGGGCAAGACCAGCCACCGCAGCGATCAATACTCGCTGGCGATTACCTACTGCTACCTGCGGACAGGCGTTTTGCCGTTCTCCGGGAGTGAGATTGAGATCATTGACGGTCACCGTAACGGCCAGCCTGATCTGACGGAACTCGATCCGGCCGCACGTGAGGTGGTCGAGCGGGCCTTGTCGAAGTCTCCCGAGGATCGCTGGCCATCCTGCCAGGCATTCGTGAAATCATTGATCCGTGCGATGGCCGCTCCGTCTGCTGGAAGTCCTGCAACGCCAAATCTGCTTCAATCCCAGCGAGAATCGTCGCTTCGACTGAAGATTTGGAAGTGGCCGCTCGTCGGAGTGATCGCACTCGTGGCATTCTCGGCCCTCGTAGTCGTCCTGCCCGAAGTGACCCCCAACTTCATCGGCAACTTTCGCCTGCCTCCTCCTTCCGTCGCCGCTAATCACGCTCCACCTGTTCCGGCGGTTCGAGTCGCAAACAATCCGAATGGGAAATTTCTGGTGCCGGAACTGGAGAAGGACGAGCAGGAGAAACTGGTACTTGAACCAGAGTTGGCCCCGGGCTGGCGACGGCTCTTCAATGGTAAGAACATTGATGGCTGGTGGGTCCAGGGACGTCCAGGCTGGAGTGTCGCAAACGGGACCGTCGTCAGCCATGCGACGTCGCCCGATGATACCGGCTACCTCATGACGGCTGACCAGTATCAGAACTACGAGTTGCGGCTCGAATTCCGGCTCTCACCCGACAGCGACAGTGGAATATTCCTGAATGCGTTGCCGGAACACCCCGTCGATGGTTCGCAGTTCCTGGAAGTGGAATTAGCTGGCAATCAACGTCCCGGTAGCTCCCCGCCCTCAGCATCCAGCCGATCCGGGAGTTTGGTCGGTATCGGGGCCGCGGACCCGATCGACCTGCCGACTGGAACCTGGCACGTTATGGAAATCTCCAAGCATGATCGCAGGATCGTCATCTCGATGAACGGTCGGGTCGTACTTGATCAATCAACAGCTGATGCTTCCCAGGGACATATTGGGTTGCAGCTTTCTCCGACCCGCTGTGAGTTTCGGAACATTCAGATCCGGGCGAACGGTCCCGTTCCGCTCTCGCCCTCCGAGTCAAAGTTAATCGATGCTTTGCAGGGGACCTGGGAATTGAAATCAGAAAGTGTCCATGATGGGCCGGTCTCCGCAGAAATCCTTGCCCGTCGTGACAAGCGGCTGACGATCACACGCGATGAGTTTTGGATCGAATACAACAGTCTCAACTCCGACCACGTCAGCGAGGAAACAGGCATAATCGTCCTGGACCACAAGACAAATCCAGTCACAGTCGACATGCCTTACCGGAACAACCAGGGGAAGAGGCTTGTCTATCGTGGCGTCCTTCGTCTTGAAGGGAATCGACTCCGGCATCGCTTCATCAAGATTGATCCTGGTGATTCATCCAAGCACCCTCCCCAGTCTTTTGACGCTCCCTTGCGTCCCGGAGTCTGGGAAAACGTGTACGAACGGGCGAACTGA
- a CDS encoding RNA polymerase sigma factor, with protein MNNGPGYTTILQSLLDRLNRGEDAARAELISHAMKRLRGLARTMLRQNLAVQRFQQTDDVLQNALLRLNNALKAVRPEDSDRFMGLAATQIRRELIDLWRHHYGPLGAGGHHHSDPGLVDSRGIARPLYDPGRDEPRPSETLAIHEAVDLLTADQREVFEKRLYLEMTHEEIAVEMHLSLKTVKRRWREAKQQLAVLLDPDADGHQARNEG; from the coding sequence ATGAACAACGGCCCCGGGTATACCACAATTCTGCAGAGCCTGCTTGACCGCCTTAACCGTGGGGAGGATGCTGCGCGAGCCGAGCTCATCTCTCACGCGATGAAACGTCTGCGTGGACTGGCCCGCACCATGTTGCGGCAGAATCTGGCGGTCCAACGCTTTCAACAGACCGATGACGTGCTGCAGAATGCTCTACTGCGACTTAACAACGCGCTCAAGGCCGTTCGGCCGGAAGATTCAGACCGGTTCATGGGACTCGCAGCGACTCAGATTCGTCGGGAACTGATCGACCTGTGGAGACACCATTACGGACCTCTGGGAGCCGGAGGACACCACCATTCTGACCCGGGTCTTGTCGACTCACGCGGAATCGCCCGACCATTGTACGATCCGGGACGTGACGAACCGAGACCGAGTGAAACTCTTGCTATCCACGAGGCCGTCGATTTACTGACTGCCGATCAGCGGGAAGTGTTCGAGAAGCGTCTCTATCTGGAAATGACCCACGAAGAGATCGCTGTCGAGATGCACCTTTCCTTAAAAACCGTCAAACGCCGGTGGCGGGAAGCCAAACAACAGCTGGCTGTCCTGCTTGATCCCGACGCTGACGGCCATCAGGCAAGGAATGAGGGTTAA
- a CDS encoding DUF4230 domain-containing protein yields the protein MRNLLMLAGMITIAGATLAAARSRVPEPRPKPPPVVVKSTGPSIDRVRELGDLTSLKLQVSVLHTSHRDAWFWGGHKGAWMIKGDALYATDLRLAQLTQVEGQGEEKRVRIELSPPTVRWSRVDHEGSLTYELKSDGLIAFGGPDPSVHDAAMKQAQQLVRQSAETPEYQQQARENAERVIVGFCAALGYRADVVWTEIPEKPLPLRRS from the coding sequence ATGCGAAATTTGCTCATGCTGGCTGGGATGATAACGATTGCTGGAGCGACACTGGCAGCGGCTCGCTCTCGAGTACCAGAACCCCGACCGAAGCCACCGCCTGTCGTCGTAAAATCAACAGGGCCTTCCATCGACCGGGTGCGGGAGCTTGGAGATCTGACGTCCCTGAAGTTGCAGGTTTCCGTCTTGCACACCTCGCACAGAGACGCGTGGTTCTGGGGAGGTCACAAGGGAGCCTGGATGATCAAGGGAGATGCCTTGTATGCCACGGACCTGCGACTGGCACAGCTCACCCAGGTTGAGGGGCAGGGGGAAGAAAAGAGAGTTCGCATCGAGCTTTCCCCTCCTACGGTTCGATGGTCACGGGTCGATCACGAGGGGTCACTCACGTACGAACTGAAGAGCGACGGGCTGATCGCGTTCGGGGGACCGGACCCGTCCGTTCACGATGCCGCGATGAAGCAGGCCCAGCAACTTGTGAGACAGTCTGCGGAAACGCCTGAGTATCAGCAACAGGCACGTGAGAATGCAGAACGGGTGATCGTCGGATTTTGTGCGGCTCTTGGTTACCGAGCAGACGTGGTCTGGACCGAAATACCAGAGAAACCGCTTCCGCTCCGAAGGAGTTAG
- the cas2 gene encoding CRISPR-associated endonuclease Cas2, translated as MHIVGYRNMWVIVMFDLPTDTPKARRDYTEFRKFLLNDGFVMMQYSVYSRHCPSQENADVHTRRIERHIPPDGEVRVFSITDKQFERMRIFWGKVRQPPESAPKQLQFF; from the coding sequence ATGCACATCGTCGGATATCGAAATATGTGGGTGATAGTTATGTTTGACTTGCCCACCGACACACCCAAAGCGCGCAGAGACTACACAGAGTTTCGCAAGTTTCTGTTGAATGACGGATTCGTTATGATGCAGTACTCGGTTTACTCCCGACACTGCCCGAGCCAGGAAAATGCGGATGTGCACACGCGCAGAATCGAACGACACATCCCTCCCGATGGGGAGGTGCGAGTTTTTTCGATCACAGATAAACAGTTCGAGCGAATGCGGATTTTCTGGGGAAAAGTCCGCCAGCCTCCCGAATCCGCTCCGAAGCAGCTTCAGTTTTTCTGA
- the cas1 gene encoding type II CRISPR-associated endonuclease Cas1 → MIKQIVEISETPAHLRVRHEQLEITVKGKVIGRIPCEDLGVLIVDNQQATFSHYALVRLGAYGTVVVLCDDAHHPSSMVLPLPNHSQVVTRLKLQIDVSAPTKKRIWKQIVISKISGQAENLQADSAPRKRLVELARTVRTGDPQNHEAQAAKIYWQSWLHDLREQEEFRRSRYGDAPNNLLNYGYAIYRAAIARAIVAAGLHPSIGVKHIHRSNVFCLADDLVEPLRPIVDQVVRELYSSGHVELDRYAKSMILESLTQAFSVSHGKGPLLVQLNRYLASFVRCLEDPRAELEIPQQCTSSDIEICG, encoded by the coding sequence ATGATTAAGCAGATCGTCGAGATTTCAGAGACTCCCGCGCATCTCCGTGTGCGACACGAACAGCTGGAAATCACCGTTAAAGGTAAAGTGATTGGACGTATTCCCTGCGAAGACCTGGGAGTACTGATAGTGGATAATCAGCAGGCCACCTTCTCCCATTACGCTCTCGTGAGATTAGGTGCCTATGGGACTGTCGTTGTTCTTTGTGACGATGCTCATCATCCAAGTTCAATGGTGCTTCCCCTGCCAAATCACAGTCAGGTTGTAACCCGACTCAAGCTGCAGATCGATGTCTCGGCTCCGACAAAGAAGCGAATCTGGAAACAGATCGTCATATCCAAGATCAGCGGCCAAGCCGAGAACCTTCAAGCCGATTCGGCACCACGAAAACGCCTTGTCGAGCTAGCGCGAACAGTGCGAACGGGTGACCCTCAGAATCACGAGGCCCAGGCTGCTAAAATCTATTGGCAAAGCTGGCTGCATGACCTCCGGGAACAAGAAGAATTCCGACGGAGTCGATACGGAGACGCTCCCAATAATTTGCTCAACTACGGGTATGCCATTTACCGAGCCGCGATAGCGCGAGCCATCGTGGCTGCTGGGCTACATCCGTCGATCGGTGTAAAGCATATCCACAGAAGCAATGTCTTTTGTCTCGCTGATGATCTCGTTGAACCGTTACGTCCAATTGTTGATCAGGTGGTACGTGAATTGTATTCGTCCGGGCATGTCGAACTGGATAGGTATGCAAAATCGATGATTCTTGAAAGTCTCACGCAAGCGTTCTCTGTTTCCCACGGAAAGGGGCCTCTACTCGTACAGTTGAACCGCTATCTGGCTTCGTTTGTTCGTTGTCTGGAGGATCCACGCGCCGAACTGGAGATCCCTCAGCAATGCACATCGTCGGATATCGAAATATGTGGGTGA
- the cas9 gene encoding type II CRISPR RNA-guided endonuclease Cas9 (Cas9, originally named Csn1, is the large, multifunctional signature protein of type II CRISPR/Cas systems. It is well known even to general audiences because its RNA-guided endonuclease activity has made it a popular tool for custom editing of eukaryotic genomes.), with protein MTEMTLGLDIGSNSIGWALIDDDTNQIEAAGVRIFPMGLESTQSGEKSKNADRRLARGTRRLLRRRSKRKQALRRLLIEMGLLPSVALEDRESPDRIDWERSTFKAADPYSLRKKALDAPLEPHELGRVLLHLNQRRGFKSNRKADREREKETSGMLAEISELQKAINSSGARTLGEYLADQIDPTLQRSQRIPVPTDPDANDSLRRRHTQRRMYVYEFVRIWQSQRRFHPDLLTKSNRRQILKTIFYQRPIQPPSTGLVGACELEPRLPRAPRADRRVQEMRLYQEVNNLRLIDVSTREERPLTEEERTKLLRYLSKRKEATFDAIRKHLFDTPDNVTFNLERAERSKMHGMPIDHALAGTKLVGKDWWKVDERTRNWIVAAIIDDDHSRLAYLLQEAGLDTGLADKLLNRTPLESGYGNYSLKAIKRLLPHVKAGLPLYSRDETIPSAYREAGYPAPWERNLERVPRLDSPPEVTNPIVQQALHEVRTVVNAILREHVHGQQKSLKCIRLELARDAKLSVRQRAEMVKEQRRNEGRRAAAVKWIEGYLGEGQARRGDIEKYLLWREQGELCIYTGQSISPSQLLSAETDVDHILPRWQSQDNSRMNRVVCFRKANADKRDRTPFQWLGDRDPKRYEEIVQRARKLPYRKFKRFLQKEVDSDFVARQLNDTSYITTQVRTYLQSLGVDVEPVSGRYTAILRRRWGLETLLSDLEDSPAWEAAQELAPGEKNRLDQRHHAVDALVVALTDKKRVYNLGRVFRFEHARALGYEGDLPDAVRASKRLGEPWPSFRDSAMNAIGAINVSYRVRRKASGQLHEDTLYGRTRVPGVFTIRKRVEDLSMAEVDRIRDSRDREIIVARLAEFGITPGRKASRKPTADVWKEPLWKNRAKGVALKKVRITKNEETVVPIRGDKAFVKPGNTHHLCLFEFTDAKGRIRRDAVFVTMLEAANRLRNREPLIRRIHPERPDARFLFSLSNNESILVEEDGKELLYRLVRSASTSKQMWFKHHCAGGESSSKIGEVSKMPNTLVARKVTVDPLGRIRWAND; from the coding sequence ATGACTGAAATGACGCTCGGGCTGGATATCGGTAGCAACTCCATCGGATGGGCGTTGATCGACGACGACACCAACCAGATCGAGGCTGCAGGGGTTCGCATCTTTCCGATGGGATTGGAGTCGACGCAGAGCGGAGAGAAGTCCAAGAATGCCGATCGACGTCTGGCCCGCGGAACTCGCAGATTGCTGCGAAGACGTTCCAAACGAAAGCAGGCTCTGCGCCGGCTGCTCATTGAGATGGGACTGCTTCCGTCCGTCGCCCTCGAGGATCGAGAATCCCCCGACCGGATCGACTGGGAGCGGTCCACTTTCAAGGCAGCCGATCCCTACTCCCTGCGAAAGAAAGCTTTGGATGCCCCACTTGAGCCCCATGAGTTGGGCCGGGTGCTGCTTCACCTGAATCAGCGGCGTGGTTTCAAGTCGAATCGGAAGGCAGATAGAGAACGCGAAAAAGAAACCAGCGGGATGCTGGCTGAGATCAGCGAACTACAGAAAGCAATCAATTCGAGCGGTGCGAGAACACTCGGGGAATATCTCGCCGATCAGATTGATCCCACGCTCCAACGATCTCAGAGAATTCCTGTTCCGACCGATCCCGATGCTAACGATTCTCTCCGTCGAAGGCATACACAACGACGGATGTACGTCTACGAATTCGTCCGGATCTGGCAGTCGCAGCGCCGTTTTCACCCCGACCTGCTGACGAAGTCAAATCGTCGGCAGATTCTGAAAACGATTTTCTATCAGCGTCCCATTCAACCACCCTCAACTGGCTTGGTCGGTGCGTGCGAGCTGGAACCACGGTTGCCGCGTGCACCGAGGGCTGATCGACGCGTTCAGGAGATGCGACTTTACCAGGAGGTGAACAATCTGCGGCTCATCGACGTTTCAACTCGAGAAGAACGACCTCTTACCGAAGAAGAACGTACGAAGCTGCTGCGCTATCTGTCCAAGAGAAAGGAAGCGACATTCGATGCGATTCGAAAGCATCTGTTCGACACGCCAGATAATGTGACTTTCAATCTGGAGCGTGCGGAGCGTTCGAAGATGCACGGTATGCCGATCGACCATGCTCTGGCTGGGACCAAGCTTGTCGGTAAGGACTGGTGGAAGGTCGATGAGCGTACGAGGAACTGGATTGTCGCGGCTATCATCGATGATGATCACTCACGGTTGGCCTATCTGCTCCAGGAAGCCGGATTGGATACAGGTCTTGCTGACAAACTATTGAATCGGACACCATTGGAGTCTGGATACGGAAACTACTCGCTCAAAGCGATCAAACGACTTCTCCCGCATGTTAAGGCGGGTTTACCTCTGTATTCCCGTGATGAAACGATACCCTCCGCATATCGAGAAGCTGGATATCCGGCACCTTGGGAACGAAATCTCGAACGCGTGCCTCGACTCGACAGCCCTCCCGAAGTCACCAATCCGATCGTGCAGCAGGCTTTGCACGAAGTGCGCACGGTAGTGAATGCGATTCTGCGCGAGCATGTTCACGGTCAGCAGAAGTCGCTGAAGTGCATTCGCCTGGAACTTGCGAGAGATGCAAAGCTGTCCGTGAGGCAGCGAGCCGAGATGGTGAAGGAGCAGCGACGGAATGAAGGACGACGTGCTGCCGCTGTGAAATGGATCGAGGGATATCTGGGAGAGGGGCAGGCCCGCCGCGGCGACATCGAGAAGTATCTTCTCTGGAGAGAGCAGGGCGAACTCTGCATCTACACGGGGCAGAGTATATCTCCCTCCCAGTTGCTGTCGGCTGAAACTGATGTCGACCATATTCTTCCGCGTTGGCAGAGCCAGGATAATTCCCGAATGAATCGTGTTGTCTGTTTTCGCAAAGCGAATGCCGACAAGCGAGATCGAACGCCCTTTCAATGGCTGGGTGATAGAGATCCGAAACGGTACGAAGAAATCGTGCAGCGTGCTCGGAAGTTGCCGTATCGGAAGTTCAAACGGTTTCTTCAGAAGGAGGTTGACTCGGACTTTGTCGCTCGGCAGCTGAATGATACGTCATATATCACAACCCAGGTCCGCACCTATCTGCAATCCCTCGGAGTGGATGTTGAGCCTGTCAGCGGCCGTTACACGGCAATCCTTCGTCGCCGCTGGGGCCTCGAAACACTACTATCCGACTTAGAGGACAGCCCAGCCTGGGAAGCCGCTCAAGAGCTTGCTCCCGGAGAAAAGAATCGGTTGGATCAGCGTCATCACGCTGTAGATGCTTTAGTGGTGGCGCTCACCGATAAGAAGCGGGTCTACAATCTTGGCCGTGTCTTTCGATTCGAACATGCGCGTGCACTGGGATATGAAGGTGATCTTCCAGATGCCGTCAGGGCGTCCAAGCGTCTAGGCGAACCCTGGCCATCTTTTCGAGATTCCGCCATGAACGCGATCGGGGCCATCAATGTCTCGTATCGCGTTCGTCGGAAGGCTTCCGGGCAGTTACATGAGGACACTCTCTACGGTCGGACTCGTGTTCCGGGCGTTTTTACGATACGCAAGAGAGTCGAAGACCTTTCCATGGCGGAAGTCGACCGCATTCGTGATTCCAGAGATCGAGAGATCATCGTGGCACGCCTGGCTGAGTTTGGGATCACTCCGGGACGGAAAGCGAGTCGCAAACCGACAGCCGACGTTTGGAAAGAGCCACTCTGGAAGAATAGGGCAAAGGGAGTCGCTCTCAAGAAGGTGCGAATCACGAAGAACGAAGAAACCGTTGTCCCGATCCGTGGAGACAAGGCTTTTGTAAAGCCGGGTAACACTCACCATCTCTGCCTGTTCGAGTTTACGGATGCCAAGGGCAGGATTCGGCGAGATGCTGTCTTCGTGACGATGCTGGAGGCGGCAAATCGATTACGGAATCGTGAACCTCTTATCAGGCGAATTCACCCGGAACGACCTGATGCGAGGTTCCTGTTCAGCCTCTCCAACAATGAGTCAATACTCGTTGAGGAAGATGGAAAAGAACTGCTGTATCGTCTCGTTCGTTCGGCTTCAACTTCGAAACAAATGTGGTTTAAGCATCACTGCGCTGGTGGCGAGTCATCTTCCAAAATCGGAGAGGTCTCGAAAATGCCAAACACTCTAGTTGCGAGGAAGGTGACCGTCGATCCATTGGGCCGGATCCGCTGGGCTAATGATTAA